Sequence from the Ursus arctos isolate Adak ecotype North America unplaced genomic scaffold, UrsArc2.0 scaffold_126, whole genome shotgun sequence genome:
CTTCATTCAGTCTACTGAATCTGCCACCTGCCGCCTTTGGGCTGGAGAAGTGCACAGAGTGCTGAGGAACGGCGACACTGGTGGTGACAGGACGTAGAACAGAGAGGACAAACTTGGTCTGGGGGGGATTGCAGAGGCCCCCCAAAGAGAACCCCCAAGGAGGCAACACGTTGGAGCTAAGGCCTGAAAGACGCCTTATCAGAGGGAGGTGAGTTCTGAGCAGAGGCCACAGCATGCGCGAAGGCCCTGAGGCTCAAGTGAGCATGGGGTGTTGAAGCAACCAGAGGAGGCTGGTTGGTGGACCTGGCATGCAGTAGGGGCAGGAAGAGCGAAGGCAGATGAGGGCGGAGAGGTGTCAGGGACAAGACCACACACCACCTGTGGATGGTGGAGATAGGTTGGGATTTTATTCTAGGTGCTGTGGGAGCTGCAGGAGGGATTAAGCAAGGAAAGGATACCATCTGACTTAAACGTATAAAAGACCTTGTAATAGGCTGGAGTTTCTTCCCCAAACTGATGTTTACCCGgaacctcaaaatgtgaccttagCTGGATATGGGGGTTTTGCAGATATAATTGCTTAAGATGAAACCATACTGGACTAGGGTGGGTCCTAAAGCTAACGACTGGGGTCCTCGTAAGGAGCCCATGGGAACACACATGGGCAGGGAGGAAGGCCACggggagatggaggcagagatcagggtgatgcagccataagccaaggaacCCCAAGGGTTAccagcagcccccagaagccgggagagaggcagagaacagaTTCTTCctgagagcctccagaaggagcgaATGTCGCCAACACCtggttttggacttctagcctccagaactaggaGAGCATGACTTTTTGTTGTCCTAAGCAACCAAGTTGATGGTTTTCGTTAAAACAGCCACAGAAAACTAACGCAGAAACCAGTGGCTTAATGGGGGAGGACTGTCAAGGCCGGGGCAAAGGTGGCAGGAGGACCACCAGGGAGGTGGCTGGGCAGCGTCCAGGTGGCAGACGCCAGGGCATGGGTGGGGACAAGTGGACAGAGCCATACATCATGAGTTCTAGAAGCAGAATCAGTGGGATCTGCTCCGAGCATATACGTAGCTCCGGGCCTCATGAATGGTGAGTGCTCAGCCCCCAGAGGCCAAAGCCAACACACTTGGCTTGCCCGACGCTAGCCCGGGGCCGGTAGGTGGGGAAAGCCACCGCTCACACTCACCCCCAGGTTCCCTACCTGCCAGCATCTTGTGAGATGGTCACGGACACGTCCAGGCCCAGCGTAGTGACCCTCTTACAGACAGCGTCCATGTCGATGATGGAGTCAATGCTTTCCGGGCCGTCCTCCACGCAGCACTGGGAGCCGGGGCAGAAGCGGCAGTTGTCCAGCCCCTTGTAGCCCTTGTTATGCCCGCACTTCTCCAGCGTGACCGTGGTCGCCATGCCCGACACCCCCACATGCACCACGAGCTGCAGACAGACGGGCAGGGCTTAACCGGGTTTGGCCAGGAGACTGCGGGTCCCCCCCACACCAGGCCAAGGAGAGGACGGCATCCTTCCCCCGCGCTCTGCCTGGGGTCACATCGCTTCTGGCCCCTTGCTGCTGGAATAGACCATACAGTCACCCCACTGAAAGGTCTGCCCAGGAAACATGTCAGGATGTACAACGTACAAGGATGCTCATTGCAGCTGCGTTATCGTAAGCAAATACCAGAAACCACCTCATTAGCCATTAGCAGGGCATTGGCTAAATAAATCAGGAGCTATTACGTAGCTGTTATCGTGCCAAAAgcagttcttttgtttctttttaagattttatttatttatttgagacagagaggggaggggcagagggagagggagaagcagactccccactgagcaaggagccgg
This genomic interval carries:
- the PGPEP1 gene encoding pyroglutamyl-peptidase 1 isoform X2 gives rise to the protein MATTVTLEKCGHNKGYKGLDNCRFCPGSQCCVEDGPESIDSIIDMDAVCKRVTTLGLDVSVTISQDAGRYLCDFTYYTSLYQSHGRSAFVHVPPLGKPYNADQLGRALRAIIEEMLDVLEQSEGKINCRHKH